Part of the Streptomyces sp. WMMC500 genome is shown below.
GGCCTCCGGCGCGGCGCAGGACCTCGTCCGCGACATCCGCGCCGTCGACCCGCCCGCGGGCGCCGACACGCTCGTCGGCGGCGCGGACGCCCGGCTGGTGGACTCCAAGGACGCCATCGCCGACGCGCTGCCGGTGGCCGTCGCCTGGATCCTCGGCACCACGTTCGTGCTGCTCTTCCTCTTCACCGGCAGCGTGGTCCAGCCGCTGCGCGCCCTCGTGCTCAACGCGGTCAGCCTCATGGCGACCATGGGCGCGATGGTCTGGATCTTCCAGGACGGCAACCTCAGCGGCCTGCTGGGCTTCACGGCGCAGCCGATGGAGACGGGCACGGTGGTGCTGATGTTCTGCATCGTCTTCGGCCTGTCCATGGACTACGAGGTCTTCCTCACCAGCCGCATCAAGGAGCTGCACGACGCGGGCGCGCCGCCCGCCGAGGCGGTCACGAAGGGGCTCGCGGGCACCGGGCGGATCGTCACGATGGCCGCGGGGCTGCTGGCCGTCAGCTTCTTCGCCTTCGTCACCAGCGGCGTCAGCTTCATCCAGATGTTCGGGCTGGGCAGCGGGCTCGCGATCCTCATCGACGCCGTCGTCGTACGGGGCGTGCTCGTACCGGCGGCGATGCGGCTGCTGGGGCGGTCCGCCTGGTACGCGCCGGCGGGCCTGCGCCGGCTGCACGCGAAGGTCGGGCTGAGCGAGGGGCCGCGGGCGGCGGCGGGGACCCCGGAGTCCACCGATGCTCCGGCGTCCGTCGAGGTCCCGGAGTCCGCGCAGGTCAGGGACGCGGAGAAGCGGGAGCGGGCGGGCGCGTAGCGCCCGGAATGCCCGACCTCACGTCGCGGGTGCGGGAGTTGACAGCAATCTGCCAATTCCCGCACCCGGCCCGGCAGGCGATGATGCCCGTACGGCTCCGAAGCGGTGACGCCTGAAGTGGGGTATCCGGATGAGCAGTGGCTCCTCGCGCGCACCGTCCTCGCCGACCCCGCATCCGCTCCCCGGGGCAGCGGTGGCCACGCACTGCCCGTACTGCGCGCTCCAGTGCGGCACCCGCCTGGAGCCCGGCGCCACCCCCGCGGAACCGCTGCGCGTCGAGCCCGACGCCGACTTCCCCGTCAACCAGGGCGGTCTGTGCCAGAAGGGCTGGACCGCCCCCGCCGTGCTGCGCGCCCCCGACCGGCTGCGCACCCCCCTCGTGCGCGACGACGCCGGCCGGCTCGCCCCCGCCGGCTGGGACACGGCCCTGGACACCGTCGCCGGCCGGCTGGCGGAGATACGCGCCGCGCACGGCCCCGACTCCGTCGCCGTCTTCGGCGGCGGCGGGCTGACGAACGAGAAGGCGTACCTGCTCGGCAAGTTCGCCCGCGTGGCCCTCGGCACCCGGATGATCGACTACAACGGCCGGTTCTGCATGTCCTCCGCCGCGGCGGCCGGCCTCGCGGCCTTCGGCCTGGACCGCGGGCTGCCGTTCCCCGTCACCGACCTCGCCGAGGCCGACACCATCCTCATCGCCGGCGCCAACCCCGCCGAGACGATGCCGCCGCTGATGCGCCACCTCAACAAGGCCGGCGCCCTCGTCGTCATCGACCCCCGCCGCACGGCCACCGCGGAACGCGCCACGCTCCACCTGGCCCCCGCCCCCGGCACCGACCTCGCACTCGCCCTCGGCCTGCTGCACATCGCCGTCACCGAGGGGCTGCACGACGAGGAGTACGTCCGGACCCGTACGAGCGGCTTCCGCGCCGCGTGGCGGCGTGCCGCGGGCTGGTGGCCGGAGCGGGTGGAGCTGGTGACCGGCGTGCCGGCGGCGGCGCAGCGGGAGGCGGTGCGGCTGCTGAGCGAGGCGCGGCGCGGGTACGTCCTCACCGGGCGCGGCGCCGAGCAGCACAGCAAGGGGACGGACACGGTGGCGGCGTTCGTCAACGTCGCGCTGGCGCTGGGGCTGCCGGGGCGGCCCGGCTCCGGGTACGGCTGCCTGACCGGGCAGGGCAACGGGCAGGGGGGCCGCGAACACGGCCAGAAGGCCGACCAGTTGCCCGGCTACCGGCCGCTCACGGACCCCGCGGCCCGCGCGCACGTCGCGGGCGTGTGGGGCGTGGACCCGGAGAGCCTGCCGGGGCCGGGGCTGAGCGCGGCGGAGCTGCTGAACGCCCTGGGCACGCCGGACGGGCCGCGGGCGCTGCTGGTGTTCGGCTCGAACCCGGTGGTCTCGGCGCCGGACGCCGAGCGGGTCCAGCGCCGGCTGGCGGAGCTGGACCTGCTGGTCGTCGCGGACTTCGTACCGTCGGAGACCGCGACGCTGGCGGACGTGGTCCTGCCGGTCACCCAGTGGGCCGAGGAGGAGGGCACGCTCACCAACCTGGAGGGACGCGTCCTGCGCCGCCACCGCGCTCTGACCCCACCCGCGGGCGTACGCGACGACCTGGCCGTACTCCGCGCGCTCGCCGTCCGGCTCGGCGAGCCGCCCGACCGTTTCCCGGCCGAGCCGCGCGACGTCTTCGACGAACTGCGCCGCGCGTCCGCCGGCGGCACGGCCGACTACAGCGGCATCAGCTACGGCCGCCTGGACGCCGGCGAAGCGCTCCACTGGCCCTGCCCCGCCGTCCCGGACGGCGACGCCCCCCACCCAGGCACCCCGCGGCTGTTCCTCGACCGCTTCGCCCACCCGGACGGCAGGGCGCGCTTCCAGGAGGTCGACCACCGCGAACCGGCCGACGCGCGCGACGACCGCTTCCCGCTGTGGGCCACGACGGGCCGGCAGCTCGCGCACTACCAGTCGGGCGCGCAGACCCGCCGGGTGCCGGAGCTGGTACGGGCCGCGCCGGAGGCGACGGTGGAGATCCACCCGGACACGGCGGCGCGCGCGGGGCTCGCGGAGGGCGAGCTGGCGCGGGTGCGCTCGGCGCGGGGGGCGGTGCTGGCGCGGGTGCGGCTGGTGGCGACGCTGCGGACGGACACGGTGTTCCTGCCGTTCCACTTCCCGGGGCACGGGCGGGCGAACCTGCTGACGGGGACGGCGCTGGATCCGCGCAGCCGGATGCCGGAGTTCAAGGTGAGCGCGGTGAGCGTGGCGCCGGTGGGCGCGGAGGAGCCGGCGGGGCCGGACTCCGCGGAGCCGATGCGGGAGCCGGCGGTACGGGGCGTGGGCGGATGAGGCGTACCGGAGTGCGCCGGACGAGGCGCGGCGGGACGAGGCGTACGGAGACCGGGGGGCCGACGCAGGGCGGGACGGGCAGTACGGCCGATACGGCATCCCGTGTCGTGATCGTCGGCGGCGGCCCCGTGGGCCACCGCGTCGCCGAACGCCTCCGCCACCACGGCCACGAAGGCCCCGTCACCCTCCTCGACGCCGAACCCGGCCCCGCCTACCACCGCGTCCTCCTCCCCGCCGTCCTCGACGGCAGCCTCACCCCCGCCGACCTGCGCCTGCCCGACCTGCCCGGCGTGACCGTGCGCCACGGCGTCTCCGCGGCCGGCGTGGACCGCCACCTGCGGCAGGTGCGGACGACGGAACACGACCGGCTCCCGTACGACACCCTCGTCCTGGCCACCGGCGCCCGCCCGCACTTCCCGCCCGTCCCCGGGCTGCGCCACGCCTCCGGCTGGCTGATCGACGGCGTCACCGGGCTGCGTTCGCTCACCGACTGCGCCCGCGTGCGCGGCGACGAGATCGTCGTCCTCGGCGGCGGCCCGCTGGGCGTGGAGAGCGCGGCGGCGCTGCGCCGTGGCGGCCGGCGCGTCACGCTGGTGCACCCGGGCCCGTACCCGCTGGACGACCGCCTCGACGCCGAGGCCGGCGCGTTGCTGACGCGGCATCTGGCGGACCTGGGCGTCGGGTTGGAGCTGGGCCGGGTGGCCGCCGAGGTGCAGCCGGGCAAGCTGGCGCTCGACGACGAATGGGCGCTGCCCTGGGACACCCTCCTGTGCTGCACCGGCGTCCGCCCGCGCACCGGGCTCGCGGAGGCGGCGGGTCTGGAGGTACGGACCGGGGTGCTGGTCGACGCGGAGGGGCGCACGAGCGACCCGGCGGTCCGCGCGGTGGGCGACTGCACGGAGCCGGCGGGTTCGCTGTTCACGGGCTGGGAGCAGGCGGAGGCGGTGGCCAGGTCGCTGACCGGCAGGGGTGCGCCGTACGGGCTCGACGGCCGGCGGGGGCCGGTGTTCCGGCTGCGGGTGCCGGGGCTGACGCTGGGGGTGCTGGGCGGCGGCGGTGCGGACGCGGGGGGCGAGGGCGCGGGGGGCGAGATCGTCACGTACCGGGACCCGGCCCGCGGCCGGTACGCCCGGCTGGCGCTCGACGCGACGGGCCGCCTGACCGCGGCAACCCTGGTGGGCCTCCCCCAGGCCCTGGCCACGCTGACCCAGCTCTACGAGACGTCCACGCCCCTCCCGGAAAGCCGCCTCGCCCTGCTCCAGGGCCGCCCCGCCCCGCGCACGGGCCCGCTGCCCGCGCTGCCGCCGGAGGCGGTGGTGTGCCGCTGCAACACCGTGACGAAGGGGGCGCTGGCATCGGCCTGGGACGGGGGCGCGCGCGACCCGGGCGCGCTGGCGCAGGCGACGCGGGCGACGACGGGGTGCGGCTCGTGTGTGGACGACATCCGCCGGATATGCGAGGAGTTCGCGGGGCGCACGCCATGAAACGACTGCTGGTGATCGGCTACGGAATGACGGCACACCGCCTGGTGGAGGAGGTGCGCTCGCGCGACCGGGAGGACCGCTGGCGGATCCTGGTACTGGGCGAGGAGCCGCACGAGGCGTACAACCGCATCGCACTGGCGGACAGGTTGCGGGGGGTGCCGGCGGAGGAGCTGAAGCTCAGGGCCCTCGAAGACCCGCTGCTGCAGGTGCGTACGGGCACGGCGGCGGCAGCGATCGACAGACCGGCGCACGAGGTGGTGACGACCGCCGGCGAACGGATCTCGTACGACGCGCTGGTGCTGGCCACGGGCGCGACCCCGGCGCGCCCGCCGGTGCCGGGGGCGGAGCTGCCGGGGTGCCACCTGTACCGCACGCTGGACGACGTCAACACGATCCGCGAGGCGGCCGAGGCGCGGCGCGGCGAACGGGCGGTGATCGTCGGCGGCGGCCTGCTGGGCCTGGAGACCGCGGAGGCACTCCACCGCCACCTGGGCGTACGCCCGTACGTGGTGGAGGCGGCCCCGCACCTGATGCCGGCCCAACTGGACCCGGCGGCGGCGGACATCCTGGCAACCTGGCTGAGCGGGACGGGCATCCGCCTCCACCAGGGAAGGGGCCTCCTCTCCGTGGACGGCGGCCCGTCCGGCGAGGTGACCGGGGCGACGCTGACGGACGAAACCCGCATCAGGACGAACCTGGTGGTCTTCACCGCGGGCACCCGCCCCCGCGACGACCTGGCGGCGGACGCAAACCTGCCGCGGGGCCCCCGGGGCGGCTACCTGGTGGACGACGACTGCCGGACACCGGACCCGGACATCTGGGCGATCGGCGACTGCGCGGCGATCCACGGCAGCCGCACGGGCACGGTGGCCCCCGGCTACCACATGGCGACGAAGGTCGCCGACCACCTCGTCGGCAACCCGGCACCGCTGCCGCCGCTTTCGGCGGCGGAGCCCTCAACGGTGCTGAAGCTCCCGGGCGTCGAGGTGGCCAGCATGGGCAACCCCCACGCCTCCCCCGAAGGCGCCATCGAACTCACCTACACCCACCCCGCCCCGACCCCCCGCTACGCCAAACTCATCCTGGACCCGGAGGCCCACACCCTCCGGGCGGCCATCCTCCTGGGCCACCCGCACGCCTACGGCCGCCTCCACAGCCTGGTAGGCCAGGAACTCCCAGCCCCCGCCGAACAACTCCTCACCTGAACCGCACCCTCAGCCCACCTCACACCCGCTGAGGGTCCTGCGCCTCAGCCAGCCGCTCGACCTGCGTCTCGATCAGCTCCGCCGGGAAGGGAGTGACACGCCCCAGGTCGTACCTGTGGAAGGTCGCGATAACGCTATCGACCCGCACCACAGTGAACTGTTTCATCCGCTCCCGGGGATCATCAGGGTGATCCGACGGAATGATTTGCACGAAGGTCACCGACTCGTCGCCGAATCCGGCGGTCGACTTTGCTTCGATACTTGCCTCGAAATCCCCGGCGTAGCCTTCACCCTCGTAAGATCGGCAGGAATCAAGCGCCTGCTGGAAGCGATCAAATTCGCCCTGCGCCAGCCCTTCGGGATAAGCAGCGATTATCGAGCCACTGGCGAATATGCTGTCCTTCCAGTTGAACATTTGCGAAACCCCTGAGGATGCGCGCTCACCAGAAAGGGCCTCGTGCATCACCTGGCAGTCAGGATCCGACACGGGCGGAAATTCGCTTTCCTCATCCTCTGCTGAGAACGCCGTCACCTGCATACCCCCCTCATACGCCTGCGGCACCTCGCCGTCCTTGAAGGTGAGCGCCTTGAGCTCCGCCGTCGTCAGTGACGCCCGTGTGAATTCCGTCACTCCACCCGCCCGCGACTCGCTCACTTCGGGTTCAATATCCTGCCGACTCGAACAGCCGGACAAAAAGGCCAGGAGAACGATCGATGAAACAATGTTGCGCATAATTAACCCCACTGTACAAACGCACCTGAATAAATCCGGATCAATCAACGCGCACCCGCGACTCTAAATGTCCCCAGGAGCTTTCTCGATTCCCTCATAAATCCACCCGAGGAACTCGCGCCGGATTCACGGGACGGCGACCCGCTCGCGCAGCCACAGCAGCCTGTTGCACGGTTGGTGCGCCTTATCAACTGCCTCTCATTGGTGGGGCGATTCCAAGAAGGATTCCAACTCATCGAAGAGCACGGCGACCGCCTTCGCACTCTCTTCACGCGTAGCCGTCAGCCAGAAATCAGTTCCCTTGTCGGGATAAGCAATTCTGACCAGCAATACCGGCAATGCGAGATTCGCCCCAAGGTTCGACTTGGCTGCCAGCCATTCTCGGAATCCCTCTAGAAACCGCCAATCAGTCGCCGCGTCTACACCTGTAAGAAACGCGACTACTTCACCGAGTGTGCTCAGGCCATACGCGCGTGGACGTCTACGCACGTCGGCAAGCCTTTCACGCAGTTCCATACTCAGTCGGCCAGCGCAGGACGAGTGCTCCGCCCGTAACGCAATCTGCATCGCTCAGGTTGACCACAGTATTGGTAAAGAGGAAATGAATCCTCCCATCGATCACATCCGACGAGGCTCCAATCCCAGACTCAATACCTCTAAGAATCCACCCAGGACCATCGCAGCCGACGAACCTCAACACCTGCGGCTCCTGACCCTCGAGGCGAGGAAGAATTGCCATAACCTCAGGACCTAGAGCGCGATTCGCCTCTTCTGCCCCTCCTCCCTTAGCTATGGCACTCTCGGTGATGCCCTTCCGGGAGGAACTCCACGTCTTGCCAGATGAGCCGACCTGGAACGCCTGCATAACAAATCTCATTCCAACCAGCTTTGCAATTGCGCCTACAATCCTGTCGTCCACCCGGTACGGCAAGATGTCAACTCCAGATATGCGCGGCACCAGCAATGATCCGAGGTCAAGACGCTCGACCTCCGGGCTCCAAGATTCCGAGATATCCCATGGCCCGTATTCGCCGCTGCGGACTCTGGGCTCCGACAGGAACCTGCTTGTCAGAACTTCATGACACGTGGCTTCCGCTCTCTCCAGCAGGTCATCAAGTTCTGTGGAAGAGATCCTTCGGGCACTGATTATTCCCCCGAGGAGGCGGAATGCTTCATCCCAGGTCATCCCTCCTGGGCCGTCCAAGCGGCTCGACCGCACCACATCCGCAAGCAGCAACCCTTCGAGGTCGGCGCCCTCAAGGTCCTCCAACCCCCGCGTGTGGGCGACTACCTCGTTCAAGAATCTTCCCACGCTGCCGTCTTCGCGAAGACTTCCTAATTCATCCACGACGGCCAAATGAATGGCGATGAGTGCGAGCAGCCCAGGTGTGGTGCGATCCCATGCCACCGGACTCACACCCTGCATGGACATCTGCGACAGATGGCCTTCAGCTTCAAGACGCCGCAGCATCTCCTTGACCTGCTCCACCGGTTCTGACATGGGAGAACTCCTCACGGCCCAAGCCGCTTCGCGATTCTTCTGACCACATCGTAAGTCACTATGGCTGTTGCGACGAAAGTCCCGTTTGCTGCTGCTAACGGATCTTCTGCTTACCCGTCCGCCTCATCGCCTGTCACTCTGCAAAAACGGGATTAAGCCAGACCGAAACCAGATCACCGTTGTCGACGCCCAAGACAGTCCCGCTAGCGATTTGGACGAACTTAGCGCCGGTGGCATCGTTCAGACGAATGGCGACCCACCCGGAGGAAGGATCATACGAAACCCGCCACCCGCCTCCAGGAACCTCGAAAGAAACCCCAGGCTCCCAGCAGTGGTCCGACGAGATGAATAGCCGCCCGGGATTGAACTGTGGAGCTGTCAACTCGGCCACCACACCCCGAACATTCGGGAAGTATCCCCAGGCGAACAGGACTTCCCGAGACTCAATATCAACCTCAAGTTGGAGCGTGCCGATCAGCACACTCGCAACCCCCTCCGAGCCGAGCCTCTCGCTCAACGACTTCCCACTCTGCGCACTGAAGGAGAATCCGTACTCAGACTCGGCATAGGTGAGAACGCCCTCAAGAGGAGATCGGTTTTGGATGGAGAATTTCATTTCAGGCTAGCCTTTTGCGCTCTTGAAGATGAAGTGGACGATTCTGTTGGAATTTGCGTCGATGTTGAGCTGGAGTCCCACATCACGGGCTGTGGCGCCTCGAACACCGCGCCCCCGGCTCCGGCGTCGACCGCTTCGAGACCGCCGGCCGCCGTTTCGCGTACGTCCATCCCGGTGGTGTCCAGGTGCAGCCGGAGTTCCGCCAGCTCCGGATTACGCGCGGCCTCGGCGGACTTGACGACGAGCAGTTGGGTGAAGCCGTCGGCCTGCACCCCCATACGCAGATCGACCCCCGGCAGCACCTCCGGATAGACGGCTGCGTCGTCCTCCAGCCGCGGCTGCGGCAGTTCCCCCGGCCACGAGAGCGACAGCTCCCGCCCGGCCCTGGACATCCGCACCAGCGGCGCCGTACCACCGCCGGAGAACTCCATCCCCACAGTGGTCGCACCCGGCGCCACCATGCCGCCGTCGGCCGCGGCGAGCCGGGTGTCGATCGCTTTCCACTCACCACCCACACGGGTCCGTACCGGCCGCAGGTACTCGCGCGCCTCCAGGTTGCCGTCGGGAGTGGCGAACACCTCGCTGGACTCCCCGCGCAGCGAGGCGATCTCCACCGGCTCACCGGTACGTTCCGCCCGCGCCACCGCTTCCGCCTCGGTCTCCGCAGCCGCCGTGTCCGAGGCCGCCACATCCGCCTTGGCGTCCGACGCCGCCGAGGGCGCGCGCGTGCCGCCCGCAACCGCGCTCGCCTCCACGACCGGGGCTGCGCCCAGGAGCAGCGCCGTGCCCAACCCCGCCGTCAACCACGCACGACATCGCTGCCCTCGCCCACGCATCACCACAGAGCCCCACCCCTGAGACAACGGAACGTAACGTCGCGTTAACCTAACGGGATGAGTGAGACTGGACTAGACCTTCTTAACGGGCAAAACCGGTAATTCACCTATGCCACCCGTGACTTGCATCACACCAATTGCCCCTTCAGGCATAGGTACTTCGACAAAGCACAGTGGATATGAACCAAAGAGCACTCAAGTCAGGACACTTCAGAGGAGATACAGGCACACGCGTACGATCCCTCGGCCACCCCTGCCACATAGGTGCGCCCCGCGCCGCCCCGCGGGGTCGGGGTTCGTGGGCGGCGCGGGGCACGGGTGGGAGGCTGCCGTGGGGTCAGCCCGTTTCGGTGGCGGAGGAGCGGGGCGGGACCGTGAGGGTCTTGCCGTCGGAGAAGGTCACCGTCTGCTCGGCGGCGCCGTAGTTGTGCGCCGCGTACGTCTTCGTGGAGCCGTTGGCGAAGACCGCGGCCGTCGGGCTGTCCGCCGTCACCGCGGTGTCCGGGGGGCCCGTCGCCGCGAGGGTGTGGATCCAGTGGTAGACGTGCGCCCACGACTCGCCGGCCTCCGGCGCGTACGTGCCGCCGCCGCCCGCCGCGTACGCCTGGCGGGCCGCGGCCGGGTTGCTGAGGGCCTGGAACTCCCAGAGAATTTCGCGCCACTCGACCGCCGGGCCGCCGTTCTCGCGTTCCATCTCGGCGAGGTTGCGGTCGATCGCGGCCTTGTCGCGGGCCAGGTGCAGCGAGCCGCCGGTGACCGGGAGGACGTTGATGCCGTGGATCTCCTCCGGGTTGCCGGTCCACCACGTGGCGTGGGCGCCGCCGGCGCTCCACACCATGCCCAGGGTGTTGTGCTGGAAGTCGGCCGGGAAGGCGTCCTCGTCGGCGTCGAACCAGTAGTTGCGTACGGCCTCGGACTCCGTCGTCAGCAGGTACACGCCGAGGTCACGCAGTTCGGTGTCGCCCGTGGCGGCCCCGAACATGATCAGGCCGGCGCTGAGGTTGACCGACTCGGACGACGCCTCCTGGTTGTTGCCCGCCGCGAAACCCGC
Proteins encoded:
- a CDS encoding molybdopterin oxidoreductase family protein; protein product: MSSGSSRAPSSPTPHPLPGAAVATHCPYCALQCGTRLEPGATPAEPLRVEPDADFPVNQGGLCQKGWTAPAVLRAPDRLRTPLVRDDAGRLAPAGWDTALDTVAGRLAEIRAAHGPDSVAVFGGGGLTNEKAYLLGKFARVALGTRMIDYNGRFCMSSAAAAGLAAFGLDRGLPFPVTDLAEADTILIAGANPAETMPPLMRHLNKAGALVVIDPRRTATAERATLHLAPAPGTDLALALGLLHIAVTEGLHDEEYVRTRTSGFRAAWRRAAGWWPERVELVTGVPAAAQREAVRLLSEARRGYVLTGRGAEQHSKGTDTVAAFVNVALALGLPGRPGSGYGCLTGQGNGQGGREHGQKADQLPGYRPLTDPAARAHVAGVWGVDPESLPGPGLSAAELLNALGTPDGPRALLVFGSNPVVSAPDAERVQRRLAELDLLVVADFVPSETATLADVVLPVTQWAEEEGTLTNLEGRVLRRHRALTPPAGVRDDLAVLRALAVRLGEPPDRFPAEPRDVFDELRRASAGGTADYSGISYGRLDAGEALHWPCPAVPDGDAPHPGTPRLFLDRFAHPDGRARFQEVDHREPADARDDRFPLWATTGRQLAHYQSGAQTRRVPELVRAAPEATVEIHPDTAARAGLAEGELARVRSARGAVLARVRLVATLRTDTVFLPFHFPGHGRANLLTGTALDPRSRMPEFKVSAVSVAPVGAEEPAGPDSAEPMREPAVRGVGG
- a CDS encoding FAD-dependent oxidoreductase, translating into MKRLLVIGYGMTAHRLVEEVRSRDREDRWRILVLGEEPHEAYNRIALADRLRGVPAEELKLRALEDPLLQVRTGTAAAAIDRPAHEVVTTAGERISYDALVLATGATPARPPVPGAELPGCHLYRTLDDVNTIREAAEARRGERAVIVGGGLLGLETAEALHRHLGVRPYVVEAAPHLMPAQLDPAAADILATWLSGTGIRLHQGRGLLSVDGGPSGEVTGATLTDETRIRTNLVVFTAGTRPRDDLAADANLPRGPRGGYLVDDDCRTPDPDIWAIGDCAAIHGSRTGTVAPGYHMATKVADHLVGNPAPLPPLSAAEPSTVLKLPGVEVASMGNPHASPEGAIELTYTHPAPTPRYAKLILDPEAHTLRAAILLGHPHAYGRLHSLVGQELPAPAEQLLT
- a CDS encoding FAD-dependent oxidoreductase — its product is MIVGGGPVGHRVAERLRHHGHEGPVTLLDAEPGPAYHRVLLPAVLDGSLTPADLRLPDLPGVTVRHGVSAAGVDRHLRQVRTTEHDRLPYDTLVLATGARPHFPPVPGLRHASGWLIDGVTGLRSLTDCARVRGDEIVVLGGGPLGVESAAALRRGGRRVTLVHPGPYPLDDRLDAEAGALLTRHLADLGVGLELGRVAAEVQPGKLALDDEWALPWDTLLCCTGVRPRTGLAEAAGLEVRTGVLVDAEGRTSDPAVRAVGDCTEPAGSLFTGWEQAEAVARSLTGRGAPYGLDGRRGPVFRLRVPGLTLGVLGGGGADAGGEGAGGEIVTYRDPARGRYARLALDATGRLTAATLVGLPQALATLTQLYETSTPLPESRLALLQGRPAPRTGPLPALPPEAVVCRCNTVTKGALASAWDGGARDPGALAQATRATTGCGSCVDDIRRICEEFAGRTP
- a CDS encoding DUF3710 domain-containing protein, producing the protein MSEPVEQVKEMLRRLEAEGHLSQMSMQGVSPVAWDRTTPGLLALIAIHLAVVDELGSLREDGSVGRFLNEVVAHTRGLEDLEGADLEGLLLADVVRSSRLDGPGGMTWDEAFRLLGGIISARRISSTELDDLLERAEATCHEVLTSRFLSEPRVRSGEYGPWDISESWSPEVERLDLGSLLVPRISGVDILPYRVDDRIVGAIAKLVGMRFVMQAFQVGSSGKTWSSSRKGITESAIAKGGGAEEANRALGPEVMAILPRLEGQEPQVLRFVGCDGPGWILRGIESGIGASSDVIDGRIHFLFTNTVVNLSDADCVTGGALVLRWPTEYGTA